From the Chloroflexota bacterium genome, one window contains:
- a CDS encoding glucose 1-dehydrogenase translates to MGRLDGKVAFISGGARGMGAEEARLFAREGAKVAIGDILDDDGHAVEAEINESGGDCLYIHLDVTGESNWQDAIAATVSRFGRLDILVNNAGIGGMGGLIEDTAVEDWERVLDINGKGVFLGTKAAIPAMQDAGGGSIINISSQLGIVATDITSAQYHASKGAVRILTKSTAIQFAPDGIRANSIHPGPVATPMTESRRGDPSYTEVTLSRIPLGRFAEPIEIANVALYLASDESSYVTGSEVVVDGGWVAQ, encoded by the coding sequence ATGGGCAGACTCGACGGCAAAGTGGCATTCATCAGCGGCGGCGCGCGCGGCATGGGCGCGGAGGAAGCCCGCCTATTCGCCCGAGAGGGCGCGAAAGTCGCAATCGGTGACATACTCGACGACGACGGACACGCGGTCGAAGCCGAAATCAACGAGAGCGGCGGCGACTGCCTCTACATCCACCTTGATGTAACCGGCGAATCCAACTGGCAGGACGCCATCGCGGCAACGGTATCGCGCTTTGGCAGGCTGGACATCCTGGTGAACAACGCGGGCATCGGCGGTATGGGCGGCTTGATAGAAGACACTGCCGTCGAGGACTGGGAGCGCGTGTTGGACATCAACGGCAAGGGTGTGTTTCTCGGCACGAAGGCGGCGATCCCGGCAATGCAAGACGCGGGCGGCGGGTCCATAATCAATATATCGTCGCAGCTGGGCATCGTGGCGACTGACATCACCAGCGCTCAGTATCATGCATCCAAAGGCGCGGTTCGCATCCTGACGAAGTCCACGGCGATACAGTTCGCGCCGGACGGCATCCGCGCCAACTCCATACATCCCGGGCCGGTCGCAACCCCCATGACCGAGAGCCGCCGCGGAGACCCTTCGTACACTGAGGTCACGCTTTCCCGCATCCCGCTAGGCAGGTTCGCAGAGCCAATCGAAATCGCCAACGTTGCCCTTTACCTTGCCAGCGACGAATCGTCCTATGTAACCGGCAGTGAGGTAGTCGTGGACGGCGGTTGGGTGGCGCAGTAA
- the nuoK gene encoding NADH-quinone oxidoreductase subunit NuoK, producing MLELAHFQVIGAALFAIGIYGVLARRSAVLVLMSIELMLNAVNINLIGFAAYGDFTEGQRALGQVLIIFIITIAAAELALAIAIILRLYRNRSSVNVDDMNVLKW from the coding sequence TTGCTAGAACTGGCGCACTTTCAGGTGATAGGCGCGGCGTTGTTCGCCATAGGCATATACGGCGTGCTGGCGCGGCGCAGCGCGGTGCTCGTGCTAATGTCCATCGAGCTGATGCTAAACGCGGTGAACATCAACCTCATCGGATTCGCCGCATACGGCGACTTCACAGAAGGGCAGCGCGCGCTGGGGCAAGTGCTGATCATCTTCATCATCACCATAGCCGCTGCCGAGCTCGCGTTAGCCATAGCCATCATACTGCGCCTCTACCGCAACCGCTCGTCCGTGAATGTGGACGATATGAATGTGCTGAAGTGGTGA
- a CDS encoding 6-bladed beta-propeller, with the protein MGANMSKQDSVLEYDLTIGLIAMEGRGFEYPTDLVAAENGRLYVANRARDLGERGVRVTVTDIDSGYYGTFAHHGTGGGNMISPMCIAKDGQGRLYITDDYTHSVSVFDFDGNFIRRWGSRGGGNGEFNGPSGIDTDSDGNIYITDTHNNRIQKFTSGGEFVLAFGSRGGCSGEFEMPWGVTVAPSGDLYIADWGNDRIQRFSSAGEFVASYGRPGSGDGELLRPSGLAVDERGYMYVSDWGNERVQVFDASGAFLQSLRGEAGLSKWAANFLEVNREEGEARAKSNLEPSLEVDDADDPHTQSGYIEKYFWAPMSVKLDTAGRVYVTDGNRHRIQVYRRV; encoded by the coding sequence ATGGGGGCTAATATGAGCAAGCAGGATAGCGTTCTCGAATACGACCTGACCATCGGGCTGATTGCGATGGAGGGTCGCGGCTTTGAGTATCCGACAGACTTGGTTGCCGCGGAGAACGGCAGGCTGTATGTCGCCAACCGCGCGCGCGACCTTGGCGAGCGTGGCGTGCGCGTTACCGTAACGGACATCGACAGCGGCTATTACGGCACATTCGCGCACCACGGCACCGGCGGCGGCAACATGATTTCCCCAATGTGCATCGCCAAAGACGGGCAGGGGCGGCTGTACATCACTGACGACTACACGCACAGCGTCAGCGTATTCGACTTCGATGGCAACTTCATTCGCCGCTGGGGTTCGCGCGGCGGCGGCAATGGCGAGTTCAACGGACCATCCGGTATCGACACAGACTCCGATGGCAACATCTACATCACGGATACGCACAACAACCGCATCCAGAAGTTCACTTCCGGCGGCGAGTTCGTCCTCGCATTCGGCTCGCGCGGCGGATGCAGCGGCGAGTTCGAGATGCCTTGGGGCGTAACCGTCGCGCCCAGCGGCGACCTGTACATCGCAGACTGGGGCAATGACCGCATCCAGCGATTCTCGTCCGCAGGCGAGTTCGTCGCATCCTACGGCAGACCGGGCAGCGGAGACGGCGAGCTGCTGCGTCCGTCCGGACTCGCGGTCGATGAGCGCGGGTATATGTATGTGTCCGACTGGGGCAACGAGCGCGTGCAGGTGTTTGACGCAAGCGGCGCGTTCTTGCAAAGTTTGCGCGGCGAGGCGGGTTTGTCGAAGTGGGCGGCGAACTTCTTGGAAGTCAACCGCGAAGAGGGCGAAGCGCGCGCCAAGTCCAACCTTGAGCCGTCGCTAGAAGTGGACGACGCCGACGACCCGCACACGCAGTCAGGCTACATCGAAAAGTACTTCTGGGCGCCCATGTCCGTCAAGCTAGACACCGCCGGCCGAGTGTATGTTACGGACGGAAACCGGCACAGGATACAGGTGTACCGGCGGGTATAG
- a CDS encoding DUF1800 domain-containing protein → MGRQDTELMGHLMRRAGFGASRNEIEERVQHGYAATVDELLDPGDAQWLGDFIVRRFDLEASGMINYPGAARKWLYRMVTSTAPLQEKMTLFWHGIFATGMPKVVVGKVLSDQVDMFRRYGMGKFDRLLLELAKNPAMIVWLDNQDNHKDAINENWGRELLELFSMGVGNYSEQDIKECARAFTGWTIGNTEYMMVRAERDSDWPYGRIDYYFEYRAEDHDEGEKTFLGQTGNFDGEDIIDIICRQEATARFIARHLYHFFVADEPPVPSWPYTPPRDEHAIDTLAQAYFDSDYDITEMLRVLLNSDFFKAENARYEKVKGPAEFAVGILRMTREFEIPNREMINRFRQINWMGQELNNPPSVEGWHQGLEWIDTGTLMERINFASEQLGDLSKPGVRQMVDSIVADSNGGASDGSVSGGNGARSEAMVSRCLEQMGELSVSDDTRTALRSIAGQDGDARQNVAQMLRLTAASEEFQRS, encoded by the coding sequence ATGGGCAGGCAAGATACCGAACTTATGGGGCACCTAATGCGGCGTGCGGGCTTCGGCGCGAGTCGCAACGAGATTGAAGAACGCGTGCAACACGGCTACGCAGCGACCGTCGATGAGCTGCTAGACCCCGGCGATGCGCAGTGGCTCGGCGACTTTATCGTGCGGCGCTTCGACTTGGAAGCGTCAGGGATGATCAACTATCCCGGCGCAGCGCGAAAATGGCTGTATCGCATGGTTACATCCACCGCGCCGCTGCAGGAGAAAATGACGCTCTTCTGGCACGGCATCTTCGCCACGGGCATGCCGAAAGTCGTCGTTGGCAAGGTGCTGTCCGATCAGGTGGACATGTTCCGGCGATACGGCATGGGCAAGTTCGACCGGCTGCTGCTGGAACTCGCCAAGAACCCGGCGATGATTGTCTGGCTGGACAATCAAGACAACCACAAAGACGCCATCAACGAAAACTGGGGACGCGAACTGCTCGAGCTGTTTTCCATGGGCGTGGGCAACTACTCGGAGCAGGACATCAAGGAGTGTGCGCGGGCGTTCACCGGCTGGACAATCGGCAACACCGAGTACATGATGGTGCGCGCCGAACGCGATTCGGACTGGCCATACGGCAGGATAGACTACTACTTCGAGTATCGCGCCGAAGACCACGACGAAGGCGAAAAGACATTCCTCGGGCAGACGGGCAACTTCGACGGCGAAGACATCATCGACATCATCTGCCGTCAGGAAGCCACCGCCCGCTTCATCGCGCGGCACCTGTATCACTTCTTCGTCGCGGACGAGCCGCCCGTGCCGTCTTGGCCCTACACGCCGCCGCGCGATGAACACGCCATCGACACGCTTGCTCAGGCATATTTCGACAGCGACTACGACATCACCGAGATGTTGCGCGTGCTGTTAAATTCGGACTTCTTCAAGGCGGAGAACGCGCGCTACGAAAAGGTCAAGGGGCCGGCGGAGTTCGCCGTTGGCATACTGCGAATGACGCGCGAGTTCGAGATACCGAACCGCGAGATGATAAACAGGTTCCGTCAGATAAACTGGATGGGGCAGGAGCTGAACAACCCGCCAAGCGTTGAGGGCTGGCACCAGGGGCTGGAGTGGATAGACACCGGCACGCTGATGGAGCGCATCAACTTCGCGTCCGAGCAGCTCGGCGACCTGAGCAAGCCGGGCGTGCGGCAGATGGTGGACAGCATCGTGGCAGATAGCAACGGCGGCGCGTCTGATGGCAGCGTGTCTGGCGGCAACGGCGCGCGCTCGGAGGCGATGGTCAGCCGCTGCCTAGAGCAGATGGGCGAGCTGTCCGTGTCCGACGACACCCGCACCGCGCTGCGTTCCATCGCCGGCCAAGACGGCGACGCACGGCAGAACGTCGCACAGATGCTCCGCCTAACCGCCGCATCCGAAGAGTTCCAGCGGAGTTAG
- the nuoH gene encoding NADH-quinone oxidoreductase subunit NuoH, whose protein sequence is MTSTQGLYIVAGAAALLVFLSVMVLVLTWLERKALARIQMRMGPMRVGFHGALQPIADAMKLVSKEDILPSWADRRIYWLAPLAVFVPAFLLWVTIPVARDVALANLDLGLFYIVAISVLSVMGLVMAGWSSANKYAMLGGLRAAGQLVSYEIPFIMAVLAIAMLAQTLNLREIVAAQSTFAYALILPLSLFLFLTAGLAELGRTPFDIHHAESEVVGGPFVEYSGAHWAVFFLAEYINTFTIAALTALLFLGGWGWPTMPFDGLAHSALSVLWFMVKTYAVILVIFWIRGTYPRLRIDQLMSFGWKLLVPLSFVNIVLVGAVLFYGLPLWVLSLLSVITLAITFYIIVRNAGTRMERNTVSVYSAASLRR, encoded by the coding sequence ATGACCTCGACACAAGGCTTATACATTGTCGCGGGCGCGGCGGCGTTGCTGGTGTTCCTATCGGTGATGGTGCTTGTGCTCACTTGGCTGGAGCGCAAGGCTTTGGCGCGCATACAGATGCGTATGGGGCCGATGCGCGTGGGCTTTCACGGCGCGCTGCAACCCATCGCGGACGCCATGAAGCTCGTCTCCAAGGAAGACATCCTGCCGTCTTGGGCGGACCGCCGTATCTACTGGCTTGCGCCGCTCGCAGTGTTCGTGCCCGCGTTCCTGCTGTGGGTTACGATACCTGTCGCACGCGATGTCGCGCTCGCCAACCTCGACCTGGGGCTGTTCTACATCGTAGCCATATCGGTGCTGTCGGTGATGGGGCTTGTGATGGCGGGCTGGAGCTCGGCGAATAAGTACGCGATGCTGGGCGGACTTCGCGCCGCCGGGCAGCTCGTCAGCTACGAGATTCCATTCATCATGGCGGTCCTCGCCATTGCGATGCTGGCGCAGACGCTCAACCTGCGCGAGATTGTCGCTGCGCAATCCACATTCGCCTACGCGCTGATTCTGCCGCTGAGCCTGTTCCTGTTCCTGACTGCGGGTCTCGCCGAGCTAGGGCGCACGCCGTTCGACATACACCACGCGGAAAGCGAGGTCGTTGGCGGTCCGTTCGTGGAATACAGCGGCGCACACTGGGCGGTGTTCTTCCTCGCGGAGTACATCAACACCTTCACGATAGCAGCGCTGACGGCGCTGCTGTTCCTCGGAGGCTGGGGCTGGCCCACGATGCCATTCGACGGATTGGCGCACTCGGCGCTTTCCGTGCTGTGGTTTATGGTCAAGACATACGCCGTCATCCTAGTCATATTCTGGATTCGTGGCACATACCCGCGCCTTCGTATCGACCAACTGATGTCGTTCGGTTGGAAGCTGCTAGTACCGCTGTCGTTCGTCAACATCGTGTTGGTCGGCGCGGTGCTGTTCTACGGCTTGCCTCTCTGGGTGTTGTCGCTGCTGTCTGTGATAACATTAGCCATAACCTTCTACATAATCGTCCGCAACGCCGGCACGCGCATGGAGCGCAACACCGTGTCCGTGTACAGCGCAGCAAGCCTGCGGCGATAG
- a CDS encoding Uma2 family endonuclease, which translates to MATTARLMTAEELLEMPDDGFRYELVRGELVQIMGTGLEHAYIADNCYGSIRDYVMGANLGRVFSSQLSYILARDPDTVRIPDLGFIRRERLETVGVIQGYFPGAPDLAIEVISPSNSYSDVAEKVFDYLVAGTLMVIVLEPRTHTVSVHRSPTDIVALTEADTLDGGDVVPGWRMAVSEIFE; encoded by the coding sequence ATGGCGACGACAGCGCGGTTGATGACGGCGGAAGAGCTGCTGGAAATGCCGGACGACGGGTTTCGGTATGAGCTGGTGAGGGGGGAACTGGTACAGATTATGGGAACAGGCTTGGAGCATGCTTACATCGCGGACAACTGTTATGGGAGCATTAGAGATTATGTCATGGGCGCAAATCTTGGCAGGGTGTTTTCCAGCCAGTTGAGTTACATATTGGCGCGCGACCCTGACACGGTGCGAATACCTGACCTCGGCTTCATTCGGCGCGAGAGGTTGGAAACCGTAGGCGTGATACAAGGCTACTTCCCCGGCGCGCCCGACCTCGCAATTGAGGTAATATCACCCAGCAACTCCTACTCGGACGTGGCGGAGAAAGTATTCGATTACCTGGTGGCGGGAACGTTAATGGTAATCGTGCTGGAGCCGCGTACTCATACGGTCAGCGTTCATCGCTCTCCGACGGATATTGTCGCGCTGACGGAAGCGGACACGCTGGACGGCGGGGATGTGGTCCCGGGCTGGCGCATGGCGGTGTCGGAGATTTTTGAGTAG
- a CDS encoding siderophore biosynthesis protein SbnG, protein MECEMRVNNVVTKMKAGEMAYGCGFSFASPTLIEIAGRAGFDFVSFDSEHGPFTVDMLDDLCRFADMAGLTPMARVPDIEHPTILRFLDRGIMGITGPHIVNGDRARQLADACRYVPRGHRSFGSGRGAYFGDFPSGVDYMAHTNDNILVIAQLEDIEVLDNLDDILSVEGIDLFASGAQDIAQSMGLQGQPNHPDVQQFEVTVRDAVHAAGRQMADDVMASMRADYAFLAAGRAFVAG, encoded by the coding sequence ATGGAGTGTGAAATGCGTGTCAACAATGTTGTAACGAAGATGAAAGCGGGAGAGATGGCGTACGGTTGCGGATTTTCGTTCGCGTCGCCTACGCTGATTGAGATTGCGGGACGCGCGGGGTTCGACTTCGTGTCGTTCGACAGCGAGCATGGGCCGTTCACTGTCGATATGCTCGACGACCTGTGCCGGTTTGCGGATATGGCGGGGCTGACGCCGATGGCGCGCGTGCCGGACATTGAGCATCCGACGATACTGCGCTTTTTGGACAGGGGCATTATGGGCATCACGGGACCGCACATCGTCAACGGCGACCGTGCGCGGCAGCTCGCGGACGCATGCCGATATGTGCCGCGTGGTCATCGCAGCTTCGGCTCCGGTCGCGGCGCGTACTTCGGAGATTTCCCATCGGGCGTGGACTACATGGCGCACACTAACGACAACATCCTAGTCATCGCGCAACTCGAGGACATCGAAGTGTTGGACAACTTGGACGACATCCTGTCGGTAGAGGGCATCGACTTATTCGCGTCCGGCGCGCAGGACATCGCGCAGTCAATGGGCTTGCAAGGGCAGCCGAACCACCCGGATGTGCAGCAGTTCGAGGTGACAGTGCGAGACGCCGTCCACGCCGCAGGCAGGCAAATGGCAGACGATGTAATGGCATCAATGCGTGCCGACTACGCATTTCTGGCGGCAGGCAGGGCGTTCGTAGCAGGGTAG
- the nuoL gene encoding NADH-quinone oxidoreductase subunit L — translation MHLAFLIPILSAAAFVIVALGGRWLPMRGAVVSIGAMAVGLALALYALLDLNGSGAEIAAYSVDWLTAAGATIGWGAHIDRLAVVMLLLVTFVALLVQIYSLEYMRGDSRFGWYFAVHSLFGAAMLALVLADNLLFLYIAWELVGLGSYLLIGFWWERRSAAEAAKKAFITTRIGDVGLLIGIILLYRATGTFDISDIIAMAQAGAIGQSTLTASALLLFMGAMGKSAQFPFHVWLPDAMEGPTPVSALIHAATMVAAGVYLVARMLPMFELLPVVMLVVAVVGLITFLFAGTLALVMTDIKRALAYSTISHLGLMMLSLGAFGLAAALFHLVAHGVSKAMLFLGAGSVMHGLDEETDMRRMGGLRRAMPITAITFLIGALSLAGVAPLSGFFSKDEVLIAVMEYRSPAFLALTLAGVLLSALYMARIVWLTFYGSPRSRDAMTAHESPALMTVPLLLLALFAVTLGIVAIDWSAFSAASYNGFAYWLTAGHEKFHIVIWLTVASLALALGGIAIGWHIYGRREYAEQRHHAIASRFPAVHRILLNKYYVDDMYQWLIDRVALAFSRFVALFDRAVVNDRAVDGPALAVRLTGWWLRLTQTGRLQNYGAAMAAGAVVITLAWWILLS, via the coding sequence TTGCACCTCGCATTCCTCATACCCATCCTCAGCGCCGCGGCGTTCGTCATCGTGGCGCTCGGCGGGCGCTGGCTGCCTATGCGCGGCGCGGTCGTGTCTATTGGGGCGATGGCGGTGGGCTTGGCGCTCGCGCTCTACGCGCTGCTGGACTTGAACGGCAGCGGCGCGGAAATCGCCGCGTATAGCGTGGATTGGCTCACCGCCGCCGGCGCGACTATCGGCTGGGGCGCACATATCGACCGCCTAGCCGTCGTTATGCTGCTGCTGGTTACATTCGTCGCGCTGCTGGTGCAAATATATTCGCTCGAATACATGCGCGGCGACTCGCGCTTCGGCTGGTACTTCGCGGTACATTCGCTCTTCGGCGCGGCGATGCTCGCGCTAGTCCTAGCCGACAACCTACTGTTCCTGTACATTGCTTGGGAGCTCGTCGGGCTGGGGTCGTACCTGCTCATAGGCTTCTGGTGGGAACGGCGCTCGGCTGCGGAAGCGGCGAAGAAGGCGTTCATCACCACGCGCATCGGCGATGTGGGCTTGCTGATAGGCATCATCCTGCTGTACCGCGCCACCGGCACATTCGACATAAGCGACATCATCGCAATGGCACAGGCCGGCGCAATCGGACAATCTACGCTCACCGCGTCCGCGCTGCTGCTGTTCATGGGCGCGATGGGCAAGTCGGCACAGTTCCCGTTCCATGTGTGGCTGCCGGACGCGATGGAAGGTCCTACTCCTGTGAGCGCGCTGATACACGCGGCGACGATGGTCGCAGCGGGCGTGTATCTGGTCGCGCGCATGCTGCCGATGTTCGAGCTGCTGCCCGTCGTGATGCTCGTGGTCGCCGTCGTCGGGCTGATAACATTCCTGTTCGCGGGGACGCTCGCGCTGGTGATGACCGACATCAAGCGCGCGCTGGCATACTCCACGATAAGCCACCTTGGGCTGATGATGCTGTCGCTGGGCGCGTTCGGACTCGCTGCGGCGCTGTTCCACCTCGTCGCACACGGCGTGTCCAAGGCGATGCTGTTCTTGGGCGCGGGCAGCGTGATGCACGGATTGGACGAAGAAACGGACATGCGGCGGATGGGCGGATTGCGCCGCGCGATGCCCATCACGGCGATAACATTCCTGATAGGCGCCTTATCGCTCGCCGGTGTCGCACCACTAAGTGGGTTCTTCAGCAAGGACGAAGTGCTGATAGCCGTAATGGAGTATCGCAGTCCCGCGTTCCTCGCGCTGACGCTCGCCGGCGTTCTACTGAGTGCGCTGTATATGGCGCGGATAGTCTGGCTAACATTCTACGGCAGCCCGCGCAGTAGGGATGCCATGACTGCCCACGAATCGCCCGCGCTCATGACCGTGCCGCTGCTGCTGCTAGCCTTGTTCGCAGTTACGCTGGGCATCGTGGCGATTGACTGGAGCGCGTTCTCCGCTGCGTCGTACAATGGCTTCGCGTACTGGCTGACGGCGGGACACGAAAAGTTCCACATCGTTATCTGGCTGACGGTCGCATCGCTGGCGCTGGCGCTGGGCGGCATAGCAATTGGCTGGCACATCTACGGCAGACGCGAGTACGCGGAGCAGAGGCACCATGCCATAGCATCGCGCTTCCCCGCAGTCCACCGCATACTGCTGAACAAGTACTACGTGGACGATATGTATCAGTGGCTAATCGACCGCGTCGCGCTGGCGTTCAGCCGCTTCGTCGCGTTGTTTGACCGCGCCGTGGTGAATGACCGCGCCGTGGACGGACCCGCGCTCGCCGTGCGCCTGACCGGCTGGTGGCTGCGCCTGACGCAAACGGGCCGTCTGCAAAACTACGGCGCGGCAATGGCAGCGGGCGCGGTCGTCATAACGCTGGCGTGGTGGATTTTGCTATCGTAA
- a CDS encoding NADH-quinone oxidoreductase subunit J: MITASLVLFYVAGAITLGGALVVVMSRNIVYAAFGLLASMVGVAGLFLIALAEFLALAQLLIYGGAVVIVILFALMLTRIEDFENLSDHPQWPIAAVVAIAVFGVIAATIVGTAAPDSERVSLSFTALGSSLFTEWAVAFEVASLILLVALIGAVVMVRTSGGRD; this comes from the coding sequence ATGATTACCGCTTCGTTGGTGCTGTTTTATGTTGCCGGGGCGATTACGCTTGGCGGCGCGCTTGTGGTTGTGATGAGCCGCAACATCGTGTATGCCGCGTTCGGCTTGCTGGCGTCGATGGTCGGCGTGGCGGGGTTGTTCCTCATCGCGCTTGCCGAATTCCTCGCGCTGGCGCAATTGCTCATCTACGGAGGCGCGGTCGTCATCGTCATCCTATTCGCGCTAATGCTCACGCGCATCGAAGACTTCGAGAACCTGTCCGACCACCCGCAGTGGCCCATCGCGGCAGTCGTGGCGATAGCCGTCTTCGGCGTGATTGCGGCGACCATCGTCGGCACAGCCGCGCCCGACTCCGAGCGGGTCAGCCTAAGTTTCACCGCGCTGGGCAGCAGTCTATTCACCGAATGGGCGGTCGCATTCGAGGTCGCGTCGCTCATCCTGCTGGTCGCGCTCATCGGCGCGGTCGTGATGGTGCGCACTTCGGGCGGGCGCGACTGA
- a CDS encoding 4Fe-4S dicluster domain-containing protein, which translates to MLGFLDGLKITLKTAGRKPVTAEYPAPDKRLDVQPRYMGFPALTWDGDVGEPYCTGCMVCIRNCPTQCMSAKMQDNPLHAEGKSRRRKIIDEFEINLARCILCGICVDVCNFDAIEMSHEHELSKYERNGNRADLPALLDMGKKYQQATAWQPKQPEKNSGVPPPPKALPKAVPPETSPDKPAPIELVVVSREAVERRNAVMRERAAERERESRGSTDHSAGSGQPSSRTESDD; encoded by the coding sequence ATGCTAGGCTTTCTCGATGGACTGAAAATCACGCTCAAGACGGCGGGGCGCAAGCCGGTTACTGCCGAGTATCCCGCGCCGGACAAGCGGCTCGATGTGCAGCCGCGATATATGGGCTTCCCCGCGCTGACATGGGACGGCGATGTCGGTGAGCCGTACTGCACCGGCTGCATGGTGTGCATCCGCAACTGCCCTACGCAGTGCATGAGCGCGAAGATGCAGGACAACCCGCTGCACGCCGAGGGCAAGAGCCGACGCCGCAAGATTATCGACGAGTTCGAGATTAACCTCGCCCGCTGTATCCTGTGCGGCATCTGCGTGGATGTGTGCAACTTCGATGCCATCGAGATGAGCCACGAACACGAGCTGAGCAAATATGAGCGCAATGGCAATCGCGCCGACCTGCCCGCGCTGCTGGACATGGGCAAGAAATATCAGCAAGCGACCGCGTGGCAGCCCAAGCAGCCGGAAAAGAACAGCGGTGTCCCGCCTCCGCCCAAAGCGCTGCCAAAGGCAGTGCCGCCAGAGACATCGCCGGATAAACCCGCCCCAATCGAACTCGTCGTCGTCTCGCGCGAAGCCGTCGAACGGCGCAATGCCGTGATGCGCGAGCGGGCGGCGGAACGGGAACGGGAAAGTCGTGGCTCGACAGACCATTCGGCAGGCTCGGGACAGCCCTCATCACGAACGGAATCTGACGACTGA
- a CDS encoding Uma2 family endonuclease has translation MTTKTQLMTADELLAMPDDGYRYELIRGELIKMAPAGHVHGREGNRVNVRLSMHVYENGLGETYLAETGFVLTRSPDTVLAPDASFVRRERVEEVGDVPGYFPGPPDLAVEVISPNDRLTEVAAKVADWLDHGTLMVIVVNPRNHTAQVHTPDGVTSLTEGDTLDGGDVLPGWSMPVADIFGK, from the coding sequence ATGACAACGAAGACGCAATTGATGACAGCCGACGAACTGCTCGCCATGCCTGATGATGGCTACCGCTATGAGTTGATACGGGGAGAACTGATAAAGATGGCGCCTGCGGGACATGTGCATGGACGAGAAGGCAATAGGGTCAATGTAAGACTGTCTATGCATGTGTATGAGAACGGCTTGGGGGAAACTTATCTTGCCGAGACCGGCTTTGTGCTGACGAGGTCGCCGGATACTGTACTTGCGCCCGATGCGTCTTTTGTGCGCCGTGAACGAGTTGAAGAGGTTGGAGATGTTCCAGGCTACTTCCCTGGCCCGCCGGACCTTGCAGTTGAAGTGATTTCACCCAATGACCGTCTTACGGAAGTCGCGGCGAAGGTCGCCGACTGGCTCGACCATGGCACGCTCATGGTCATCGTGGTGAACCCGCGCAACCATACGGCGCAGGTCCACACGCCCGACGGCGTAACATCGCTCACCGAAGGCGACACGCTGGACGGCGGCGATGTGCTGCCCGGGTGGAGCATGCCCGTCGCTGATATTTTCGGCAAGTAA